The DNA region AGCCTCTTCCAGAGCCTGCTGGCCAAACCCGACGCCGAGCGGGCCGTGCCGTTGCCCCTTACTCGCGCCGACCTGTACCGGGCATAAGTGGGCGGCCCTTCACAGGCTCCAGGCCAGCCAGGCGTTCCCTGGCCTGCTGGTACAGCGCCCACTGCCCGGCGGCAAACCACGCGCCCAGCAGGCTGAACAGCAGGCAGAACCCCACGCCCAGCATGGTCAGGCGTTCCTGCAAGGCCGTGATCCGCGTCTGCCAGCCCTGCACCGCCTTGCGGGCGTCCGCCAGCGCGGGCAGAGGCGGGCGGTCTTGCAAGGTGTCCTGCCACTGCGCAGTCAGGTTCACGGCGTCCTGAAGGTTCTGCTGGCCGAACATCGTGTCGATCACGGGGGTGCGCTGCGCGAGTTGCGCCAGACCGTTCAGGGTGTCCACGGCCGCCAGCGTTTCCGGGCGGCTCAGCGCGTCGAAAGGGGCCAGGGCGTCCTGCACCCCTTGTAGCCGGGCGTCCAGTTCAGTCAGTTGGCCGTGCGCGGAAGTCAGGGCGGCCCGCACCGGAGTCAGGACGGCAAACGTGCCGAACCACAGACTCACCGTCAGAACCAGCGCCAGCCACACGCCCACCCGCCCGAATTCCTGCGCTAAATGCAGTCTTTTCCGACCTGTGGCGGGCATCTCGGGCAACTCCTTCGGCAAGAGAGATAAAATGGAGAAATAAAAAATCCGCCCTTCGCGGACGGTGATAAAAATAGAATAGCGGGGAATACAGGAAAAGTCAAACTTATGCGTTTTGCTCTTGAAACGCTGTCCTGGACAGCACTTCTTCTGATGGTGTGCAGAGGCTATGCATTCTGGCTTGGGACATCTCGTGTGCGGGTGGGTTGCTGGCACTGGCCGGAGCGGGATTTCGCGGCGCGTCTTTCTGGCGCATCTTTCCCATGGCCTGGGGCCAGTTGCTCCGCTGTATTCAGATCCTGCCTTGTGGGATTTATGGAAGGGCGTTTCAGGCCTACTGAAACAGGCAGGCTGCCGGGAAAGTTTCCTGAGCCTGATTCGTCTTACCTGGAAGAAACTTCATGCCTGTTCGTTCTCCCGTGACTTACGTTCTGCCGCTGGTGGCGCTGCTGCACTCGCTGCTGGTCATGACGCCGTGGCTCACGGGATTTACGCGAACGCTGGTGCTGGACTTGCTTTACCTGCTGGTCATCGCCGTGACTTCCCTGATGGTGCTGCTGGAGGTACGGCCTGGGCGGGTGCTGACCAACCGTTTCGCGCGGGCCGTCTTGCCTCTGCTGCTGGCAGAGGCGTGGATGCTTCAGTACGATTTTCCGGGCCGGGAACTCCCGGACTGGTCGGTGGCCGATCCGCTCTATTTCGCGTTTTACCTGGGGGTGGCGTTCACCCTGGCTTACCTGCATGGCCTGACGCGCTGGTCGTGGCGGACGTGGGGCTGGGTGCTGGACAGCCTGATCGTGGTGGCGGTGGTGGGGGAGGCGGCGTGGTTTTCTTCCCTGCGATCGGCGCTGGCCGGTTCGGAGTCATGGGTGCTGCGGGGCATCAACCTGGCTTACGTGCTGTGTGACCTGCTGCTGCTGGGCATGGCGCTGCTGAGTCTGCGCCAGCAGTTTGCCCGCCCACTGCTGCTGTTTGTGCTGGGGGTGCTGGGGTTCGTGGGGGCCGATCTGCTTTACCTGGGGCTGGGGGACAGGTACGTGCCGGGAACCCCCATGGACCTGCTGTGGACGTGGGGCACGGTGGCACAGGCGCTGGGACTGCTCGGGGCGTCGCGGGAAATATTCGCCCCGACCTCCGCGCCCCGGTCGTCACCGTTGCCGGAACGCTGGAGGGTGGTGGCTTTCCTGCCTTACGTGGCGGTGGGCGTCACCTGCCTGCTGCTGGTGCAGTACGCCGGTGGGGGACAGGGGCAGAGCGCGGCCTGGTGGACGGTGGGGATTTTCGTGCTGGTCATAGTGCGGCAGGCAGTGACGTTCACGGAGCGTTCGCTGTTGAACAGGCGCCTGCGGGAGCAGACGCGGCAGTTGCAGCACATGGCCCTGCATGACGGCCTGACCGGGCTGGGCAACCGCGCGGCCTTCGACCAGCACCTGCAAGAGCAACTGGCGCAGGCCGCTGTCTCGGTGACGCTGTACTACTTCGATCTGGACAGCTTCAAGGCGATCAACGACTCATTGGGTCATGAGGCCGGGGACGAGACACTCCGGGAGGTGGCGCGGCGCCTGCGTGGGGTTTTGCCGCCTGGGGCCTTCGCGGCGCGTATGGGCGGGGATGAATTCGCGGTGATCGTGCCGGGGTTCGATTCGGTGCCGGCGGCTCAGGCGTTGCTGCTGCGGTTCCTGGCGGCCATGCAGCTTCCGGTGTCGTTGCTGGACAAGCCGGTACAGGTCAGGGTGTCGGTGGGGATGGCTTTCCGGGCGGCGGGCGAGGAAGTGGACGCCGCGAAGTTCCGGCACCAGGCCGATCAGGAAATGTACCACTGGAAGCAAAAATACCGTTCTATAAGCATGCATGCTGGCCCTGGCCTGAACAGTTCTGCACAGAATTGAGGAAGGTGGAGCCAGTGGGGGAACCCTCACCGTTTTTTCTAATCGTGCCCTGTGTCACGCTTGAGGCATGAGCGATCTGCACGGACGCATTGGCGGGATGGTGGACGGCTACGATCTGAAGGCCGAATGGCACGGCGATCACCTGAAGGGCCGGATTGGCGGGACTTTTCAGGGCAAGGACATTGAACTCAGGTACCGCCCCGGTGACGTGAATGGCCGGATAGGTGGCGTGTTCGCGGGCTTCGATGCCGATGGCGAGGTCACGCCGCAGGGTGTGGACGTGCGCCTGGGTGGCCGCATCGACGGCGATGACGTGCATTTCCGCGTGGAGGGTGGCCGCGTGCAGGGCCGCTTCTCCGGGCGCATCGACGGCAAGGACGTGAACCTGCGCCATGAAGATGACCGCCTGACGGGCCGCATCGGGGGGCTGGTCGATGGCAAGGACGTGAACCTCAGCCTTGGGAAGGTGCCGCTGGAACTGGCCGCGCTGGCCGCCGTGTGCGCCTTCAAGGTGCTGGAAGATGACCAGAGTGCCGCCTCTGCCGCCTCTGCAGGCTCCGGTGCCACCAATTAATCTTTGCCTGTCAGCAAAGCCAGGATATTTGATCTCATGTAAAGAAATACACAATTCCAGTGTTAAGTAGGACTGATATCAGGTTCGCCGACTTTTATCGACAACGTCTGATCGATTGATTAACATTATTGTCGGTTACACTTGCGCTTTTCCTGCACGCTCTTTCCTGAAAACTGATTCCGTTCTGACGCTACTCTTGTCTGACCCTCAATCGTTTATGAGAAGCTGGTCTGCTATCTCTAGAGAGCTTAATGACGGTCAGCTGATGACCCCCATTTCCCCTCACAACATGGAGCGGTTCTCATGATTAAATTGTTCAACCGGAGCAGTCCCCCATTCAGCCTGAATGCCACCCAGGAACGCGACATTCTTCACCTGGTACAGCTCGGCCGCGAAGTCGAGGCGGTCAAGCAGATTCGCCGCTGGACACGCCTGCCTTTGCCCGAAGCCGTCAGTATGGTGGCGGGCTACCGCAGTGCCCACCGCCCCCTGGCCGGCGACTGAGCTTCCCCGCTCTGCAAGACTCCACATTCCGCCGACCTGCCGCGTGATAGCTTCGCTGCACTATGGAATCCAGACCCCGGACGCTCGGTGAACTTCTGCAAACACCCGCCTACGCGGGCCGTCAACCCTTCGATGGACGCCTGCGTCTGGTACAGGATGAGGTGCGCGAAAACCTGACCCGCAAGCTGCGCAGCGGCGAGGAACTGTTCCCCGGCGTGGTGGGCTACGACGAGACGGTTATTCCGCAACTGGTCAATGCCCTGCTGGCGCGGCAGAATTTTATTCTGCTGGGGCTGCGCGGTCAGGCCAAGAGCCGCATCCTGCGGGCCATTACCGGTCTGCTGGACGAGCAGATTCCCGTGATCGACGGTGTGGACATGCCGGACGACCCGCTGAACCCGGTG from Deinococcus fonticola includes:
- a CDS encoding GGDEF domain-containing protein, whose translation is MPVRSPVTYVLPLVALLHSLLVMTPWLTGFTRTLVLDLLYLLVIAVTSLMVLLEVRPGRVLTNRFARAVLPLLLAEAWMLQYDFPGRELPDWSVADPLYFAFYLGVAFTLAYLHGLTRWSWRTWGWVLDSLIVVAVVGEAAWFSSLRSALAGSESWVLRGINLAYVLCDLLLLGMALLSLRQQFARPLLLFVLGVLGFVGADLLYLGLGDRYVPGTPMDLLWTWGTVAQALGLLGASREIFAPTSAPRSSPLPERWRVVAFLPYVAVGVTCLLLVQYAGGGQGQSAAWWTVGIFVLVIVRQAVTFTERSLLNRRLREQTRQLQHMALHDGLTGLGNRAAFDQHLQEQLAQAAVSVTLYYFDLDSFKAINDSLGHEAGDETLREVARRLRGVLPPGAFAARMGGDEFAVIVPGFDSVPAAQALLLRFLAAMQLPVSLLDKPVQVRVSVGMAFRAAGEEVDAAKFRHQADQEMYHWKQKYRSISMHAGPGLNSSAQN